A single region of the Massilia sp. erpn genome encodes:
- a CDS encoding cupin domain-containing protein — protein MASDFQHFRPMDWSKLVHEYDLDGSRLLPWPGYSMPIGGAWCVVRPHTQSEAHTQIDQEVFIGIKGNAKLVIGAAVYPFTMGDVAAIPKHTDHYVLNDTDEDFHFYVVWWDEHSAGRFLKENALEKEAA, from the coding sequence ATGGCATCTGATTTTCAACACTTTCGTCCGATGGACTGGTCCAAGCTGGTCCACGAGTACGATCTGGATGGCTCCCGCCTGCTGCCCTGGCCCGGTTATTCCATGCCCATAGGCGGCGCCTGGTGCGTGGTACGGCCGCATACCCAATCGGAAGCGCATACCCAGATCGACCAGGAGGTTTTCATCGGCATCAAGGGCAATGCCAAGCTGGTGATCGGCGCTGCCGTCTATCCCTTTACCATGGGCGACGTCGCCGCCATTCCCAAGCACACCGATCACTACGTGCTGAACGACACGGACGAGGATTTCCACTTCTACGTGGTGTGGTGGGACGAACATAGCGCCGGCCGCTTCCTCAAAGAGAACGCGCTGGAAAAGGAGGCCGCATAA